A region from the Cytophagia bacterium CHB2 genome encodes:
- a CDS encoding cystathionine beta-synthase, whose protein sequence is MKVLNNITEAIGQTPLVRLQRVTSGIKCKVYAKIEYLNPGGSINDRTALRILASAEKAGKIKPGGTIVEATSGNAGGGLALLAAAKGYRAIFTVPDKISQEKVRMLKAYGAEVIVCPTAVPPESPESHYAVAEKIAKETPSAIFANHYANPENPETHYHTTGPEIWEQTEGKINVFVCGIGTGGTISGVAKFLKEKNAQIKIVGVDPVGSVLREYFYSRQLNSGQPYLVEGIGKDAIPATLNFDHIDEILSTGDKESFLMARRLAREEGLLVGGSSGSATVAALRLAHDLPADQTVVTIFPDTGLYYLSKFYSDEWMKENRFLDIDKALVHHLLDSKSRNLPALLHVGPELTVREALQLMEEHNVSQVPVIEAGKSIGSLDESALLGRVLEEANLMEEKVRGVMEASLPVVHHDDTLEHAKYLLARRYPAILVQEQGQFVGIITKYDLINFIA, encoded by the coding sequence TTGAAAGTTCTTAACAATATTACCGAGGCCATTGGACAAACGCCGCTGGTCCGGCTGCAACGTGTGACTTCCGGTATCAAGTGCAAAGTCTACGCAAAAATCGAATATCTCAATCCTGGCGGCAGCATCAACGACCGCACCGCATTGCGCATTCTCGCAAGCGCGGAAAAAGCCGGCAAGATCAAACCGGGCGGCACCATCGTCGAAGCCACCAGTGGCAATGCCGGCGGCGGCCTGGCGCTGCTGGCTGCGGCCAAAGGCTATCGCGCCATTTTCACGGTGCCTGACAAAATCAGCCAGGAAAAAGTGCGCATGCTCAAGGCCTATGGCGCAGAAGTGATCGTGTGCCCGACGGCCGTGCCGCCGGAATCTCCGGAAAGCCATTACGCCGTAGCGGAAAAAATTGCCAAGGAAACGCCCAGCGCCATTTTTGCCAATCATTACGCCAATCCCGAAAATCCCGAAACGCATTATCATACTACCGGCCCGGAGATTTGGGAACAAACCGAAGGCAAGATTAATGTGTTTGTGTGCGGCATCGGCACCGGCGGCACGATTTCCGGCGTGGCAAAGTTTCTCAAAGAGAAGAATGCGCAAATCAAAATTGTCGGCGTTGATCCCGTCGGCTCAGTTTTGCGCGAGTATTTTTATTCGCGTCAGCTCAACTCCGGCCAGCCCTATCTCGTGGAAGGCATTGGCAAAGACGCGATTCCTGCTACACTTAATTTTGATCACATCGATGAGATTCTGTCGACCGGCGATAAAGAATCATTTTTGATGGCGCGCCGCCTGGCGCGTGAAGAGGGATTGCTGGTGGGCGGCTCTTCCGGCAGCGCGACCGTGGCGGCGCTGCGCCTGGCGCACGACCTGCCCGCCGATCAAACCGTGGTGACGATTTTTCCGGATACCGGTTTGTACTACCTCTCGAAATTCTATTCCGACGAATGGATGAAGGAGAATCGGTTTCTCGACATCGACAAGGCGCTGGTGCATCATTTGTTGGATTCCAAAAGCCGCAATTTGCCGGCATTGCTGCACGTCGGGCCGGAACTCACCGTGCGCGAAGCCCTGCAGCTTATGGAAGAGCACAACGTCTCGCAAGTGCCCGTGATTGAGGCGGGCAAGAGCATCGGCAGTTTGGACGAAAGCGCGCTGCTCGGTCGCGTCTTGGAAGAAGCAAATTTAATGGAGGAAAAAGTGCGCGGAGTGATGGAGGCAAGCCTGCCGGTGGTGCATCACGATGATACGCTCGAACACGCGAAATACCTGCTGGCGCGGCGCTATCCCGCGATTCTGGTGCAGGAACAAGGCCAGTTTGTGGGGATTATTACGAAGTATGATTTGATTAATTTTATTGCGTGA